From Medicago truncatula cultivar Jemalong A17 chromosome 7, MtrunA17r5.0-ANR, whole genome shotgun sequence, a single genomic window includes:
- the LOC11415714 gene encoding macrophage migration inhibitory factor homolog, which yields MPCIYISTNLNLDGVDTDPIFSEVTTAISTIIGKPEKFVMVLLKSSVPISFEGNKEPAAYAEIISMGGINKEVKKNLIATIGTILQSKLSIPRTRFFLKVFDTTAFPTRSKL from the exons atgcctTGCATTTACATCTCCACTAATCTTAACTTAGATGGAGTTGACACTGATCCAATCTTTTCTGAAGTCACCACTGCTATCTCCACAATCATTGGAAAACCAGAAAAG TTTGTGATGGTCCTATTGAAATCATCTGTGCCAATATCATTTGAAGGTAACAAAGAACCAGCTGCTTATGCTGAAATAATATCAATGGGTGGTATAAACAAAGAAGTGAAGAAGAATCTTATTGCTACCATTGGTACTATATTGCAGTCCAAGCTTTCTATCCCAAGAACACGTTTTTTCCTTAAAGTCTTTGATACCACTGCATTTCCTACTAGATCCAAACTTTAA
- the LOC112416665 gene encoding uncharacterized protein, translating into MFSLGVEEGDQWLWLPEPSHGYSVRGAYSVLTSKDLPLVDSAAEMIWHRQVPLKVSVFAWRLLRDRLPTKSNLIYRGVIPSEAGLCVYGCGVLESAQHLFLSCSYFALLWSLVRDWIGFVGVDTNVLSDHFVQFVHSTGGSKVSQSFLQLIWLLCAWVLWTERNNMCFNDSITPLPRILK; encoded by the exons ATGTTTTCTCTTGGTGTTGAGGAGGGAG ATCAATGGTTGTGGCTCCCGGAACCCTCACATGGTTACTCTGTTCGGGGGGCTTATTCCGTGTTGACTTCTAAAGATTTACCGTTGGTGGACTCGGCAGCGGAGATGATTTGGCACAGACAGGTTCCTTTGAAGGTATCAGTCTTTGCTTGGCGGCTTCTTCGTGATCGGTTGCCTACCAAATCGAATCTGATATATAGAGGTGTAATTCCATCAGAAGCTGGTTTGTGTGTCTACGGGTGCGGTGTTTTGGAATCAGCGCAacatttgtttctctcttgtTCGTACTTTGCTTTACTTTGGTCGTTGGTTCGTGATTGGATTGGTTTTGTTGGAGTGGACACTAATGTTTTGTCTGATCATTTTGTTCAGTTTGTTCACTCAACAGGTGGAAGTAAGGTTTCTCAGTCTTTTCTCCAGCTTATTTGGCTTCTTTGTGCCTGGGTCTTATGGACTGAACGTAACAATATGTGTTTCAATGATTCTATTACTCCTTTACCCAG AATCCTGAAGTAG